A portion of the Corynebacterium occultum genome contains these proteins:
- a CDS encoding helix-turn-helix transcriptional regulator, with translation MSTPPPRSAPDIFAESLRLSPKQREVLAVLQTYPKGAKAVEIAAELGMHVNTVRGHLEELIAQEAVRTVTAPATGRGRPSLIFQVRVPDNRAVAHEYISLIEVLARSLGDSAHPDAEAIARAKAIGAQWAIHMNTTNHEWKGLEEPLNELFHKLREMGYDPHTAEQQEDRAELSLLSCPFIIGEQRPSPFICAIHEGFLQESVGAQGPMKISIRPFDGPGRCSVNFQLEGKQNPEVSAE, from the coding sequence ATGAGCACACCCCCACCCCGTTCAGCACCCGATATCTTCGCCGAATCACTCCGGTTGAGCCCGAAACAGCGGGAGGTTCTCGCTGTCCTGCAGACATACCCAAAGGGTGCCAAAGCCGTGGAAATCGCCGCTGAGCTGGGGATGCACGTCAACACCGTTCGCGGCCACCTGGAGGAACTCATCGCCCAGGAAGCGGTACGCACCGTGACCGCACCCGCCACCGGCAGGGGGCGCCCCTCCCTGATCTTCCAGGTCCGGGTCCCCGACAACCGGGCCGTGGCCCATGAGTACATCTCCCTGATCGAGGTGCTCGCCCGATCCCTGGGGGATTCCGCGCACCCGGATGCGGAAGCCATCGCCCGGGCCAAGGCCATCGGCGCGCAGTGGGCCATCCACATGAACACCACCAATCATGAATGGAAGGGCCTGGAGGAACCGCTGAACGAGCTCTTCCACAAGCTCCGTGAGATGGGTTATGACCCCCACACCGCCGAACAGCAGGAGGACCGTGCCGAGCTTTCCCTGCTCAGCTGCCCCTTCATCATCGGGGAGCAGCGTCCCTCCCCTTTCATCTGCGCCATCCATGAGGGGTTCCTGCAGGAGAGCGTCGGAGCGCAGGGCCCGATGAAGATCAGCATCCGCCCCTTTGATGGGCCGGGGCGCTGCAGTGTGAACTTCCAGCTGGAGGGGAAGCAAAACCCGGAGGTCAGCGCGGAGTAG